The sequence AAAGCTCATACCACCAAGAAACTGTTTACGTTTGTGTCCGATGCATTTTAGCTACATTAGCGATTGCCTTTAGGAGTCGTTTGCATTGCGTCGGTTTCTTTCGCATCACTTTTGGAAACAATGGAGTCACTTCGCCATCAGCGTTTACAGCCCGGTATCGGATACGGAGCGAGCGCGACCGGGACTCTTCGGTCCCTGCGACCCGGTGTAACAGGCACCCTTCCTTCGGCACAGCCTTCACATATGTCGGTGTCCGCTTCTCCGGGGCCGCCGCCACCACCGCCGCCCCTTCAGCTCCACAACCTGATGGGAAGCGGGTTCGGTTCGATGGACATGTCGTCGGGTCTGGGTCTGTCCAATCCCACCAACCCTGCGGTGCTGAGAGAAGCCGTGGACGCGGTGGTCCGGAGCTTTGCGAAACACACGCAGGGATACGGAAGGGGTATGTGGGGTCACGTTTTGGATTGAACGGATTTCATATAGGCTAATCGAATCTAGAAATGAGTATTAGCTTATTAAACCTATTACTTTACTAACATTTagcatcattttattattttaaaagtgtagtaaacatgatttttctttatttgtaataGTACCGTAtgtattaccatagttttactacaaatatcatgATCACTGTTGTGAGATAATAGAACATTTGTAGTTAGAATAGTTTTACTGCATATACCATAGTTCAcaatttactgtagtaaaacctttttagtttttttgtaagGGGTCAGATACAAGTCTGCGTTTGTGCATATTGTAATTTTGTTTGCAATTCAAAGTCTATCAAgatgtttccatttttttaacccataatcaaattaaataatacaaaaataataataaagtaaattatacATAAAGAAAATGAAGTCTAGACTCAAGTCTAAGaacaaatatgtgaccctggacaacaaaaccagtcttatgggtcaattttttgaaattgagatttttacataatctgaaagctgaataaagatttctattgatatatgagttgttagaatatgacattATATGGCTGAGACACAACCGTTTAAAAcccaggaatctgagagtgcaaaaaaatcgaaatattgagaaaattgcctttgaagatGTTAATCTGGGGAACTGTAGCAGGCCAGCAactcacacaaataaagatttgaTATATtcaaggtaggaaatttacaaaatatctccatggaacatgatctttacttaatatccaaaagatttttggcataaaagaaaaatcgataatttttgTCCCATacaagtatttttgtcttttactaaaaaactTCTCgttctacttaagactggttttgtgatccagggtcacatattaggATAATTTACAGTTAAACCACACCAACCACAAATGTAGCTATCATTGTCTAACTGTACCaactaaatttcattttttgtataataaaaccTAAAAGGGTCAAGGGGGCTCACACaaattgtcatgaaaataacTTCACAATCCAAAAAAAGACTATCTTCATGAAATTGACTCATTGAGCTGTCAATCCACACGGCCATTTAGAGGCCAAACATGCGATTCAAGCATTCTGAAGGAAGCAGACTGAACCCCCTACATGCTGACCTAATTACATTAAAGGGATTATTGTCGGATACACTCTGCAGCTTGTGTTGTTTACAGGCAGGTTAAGTGTTTTAATCTACTCTCCAGACATCTCAGACCATCTGAACGCCCTCACTGGTCCAGTTTCTCTTTGTGAAAAAGGACCTTTGCACATAattgtgcgtgtttgtttgtgatgatgttttttccACATCACCCTGATTTCCTGTTTGAACTTGTAGCTAAGCAGTTCCACAACAATAAGCTTCCTTAAGACATTAATTGTGCATATTGCGTGTTGAGACTGAAcatcttttacaaaaaatgtttttaatttcctATATTTTCAGTTTGCATGCAAGCTATGCATACTGTGTGTGTACAAAAGCCACTTGcaatagaaaaaaattatactgaTATGATGTTTTCTGAACCCTGCAGTAAATGTTGTGGAGGCGTTACAAGAGTTCTGGCAGATGAAGCAATCACGAGGGGCTGATCTGAGAAACGGAGCGCTCGTTGTTTATGAGATGGTCCCATCTAATAACCCCCCCTACATCTGCTATGTCAGTCTTCCTGGGGGCAGTTGCTTCGGGAGTTTTCAGGCAAGAGTCTCGTGCAACATTGCCTCATTCTCAGAtcttcacaaaataaataattgtcttTGATTGCcgtgtgtgtttaaatatttgatgttttctcTGGAGGATCTCTTGGAAATGGTTTTAATAAAATTCTCTGAGCATCTCCAGGattgtgtttcagtgtggttAAACACCATCTTTGATCTTCTCAGTTCTGCCCAACCAAAGCTGAAGCCAGACGGAGCGCAGCCAAAATCGCCCTGATGAATTCTGTTTTCAATGAACATCC comes from Triplophysa dalaica isolate WHDGS20190420 chromosome 25, ASM1584641v1, whole genome shotgun sequence and encodes:
- the lix1l gene encoding LIX1-like protein, which gives rise to MESLRHQRLQPGIGYGASATGTLRSLRPGVTGTLPSAQPSHMSVSASPGPPPPPPPLQLHNLMGSGFGSMDMSSGLGLSNPTNPAVLREAVDAVVRSFAKHTQGYGRVNVVEALQEFWQMKQSRGADLRNGALVVYEMVPSNNPPYICYVSLPGGSCFGSFQFCPTKAEARRSAAKIALMNSVFNEHPSRRITDEFIEKSVCEALASFNGNREEADNPNTGIGAFRFMLESNKGKSMLEFQELMTVFQLLHWNGSLKAMRERQCSRQEVLAHYSHRALDDDMRTQMAADWVSREHTLSGTITRELAATERELEDARLAGRELRFYKEKKDILLMAVGQLGGSNTTTLPCKC